One region of Niallia sp. Man26 genomic DNA includes:
- a CDS encoding aminopeptidase — translation MSTFQQNLEKYAELAVKVGVNIQPEQTLVVNTTIDAAEFVRLVVRKAYEAGAKNVVVNWTDDIVTRTKYELAPSEAFLEYPEWRAKETEELAKDGAAFMSVLSSSPDLLKGISTEKIANFQKASGKALSTFRKYVQSDKVSWTVIGVPSAAWANTVFANEPEEKRVDLLWDAIFKASRVDQDEPIEAWKQHDKNLHEKVDYLNSKSYKKLHYTAPGTDLTIELPENHLWCGAGSVNEKGFEFMANMPTEEVFTVPFKTGVNGTVSSTKPLSYGGNIIDRFSVTFKDGRIVDVKAEQGEEILRQLVETDEGSHYLGEVALVPHRSPISESNILYYNTLFDENASNHLAIGSAYAFCIKGGKTMSSEELASAGLNESITHVDFMIGSDKMDIDGITADGKTEAVFRNGDWAF, via the coding sequence ATGAGTACATTTCAACAAAATTTAGAAAAATATGCAGAACTTGCAGTGAAAGTTGGCGTCAATATTCAGCCGGAACAGACTTTAGTCGTAAATACAACAATCGATGCAGCTGAATTTGTTCGTCTTGTTGTCAGAAAAGCATATGAAGCAGGCGCTAAAAATGTCGTTGTAAATTGGACGGACGACATCGTTACAAGAACGAAGTACGAGCTTGCACCAAGTGAAGCATTTTTAGAATATCCTGAATGGAGAGCGAAAGAAACAGAAGAGCTTGCCAAAGACGGAGCTGCATTCATGTCAGTCCTCTCTTCTAGCCCTGATTTGCTTAAAGGCATTTCAACTGAAAAAATTGCCAACTTCCAAAAGGCTTCTGGAAAGGCATTAAGCACTTTCCGCAAATATGTGCAATCAGATAAGGTCAGCTGGACAGTAATCGGTGTTCCTTCTGCCGCATGGGCTAACACTGTTTTTGCCAATGAGCCGGAAGAAAAGCGTGTTGACCTGCTGTGGGATGCTATCTTCAAAGCATCAAGAGTGGACCAAGACGAACCAATCGAGGCATGGAAGCAGCACGATAAAAATCTTCATGAAAAAGTAGATTACTTAAACAGCAAGTCATACAAAAAGCTGCACTATACAGCACCTGGAACAGACTTAACAATTGAGCTTCCCGAAAACCATCTATGGTGCGGAGCTGGAAGTGTTAATGAAAAAGGCTTCGAGTTCATGGCAAATATGCCGACAGAAGAAGTGTTCACAGTTCCATTCAAAACAGGTGTAAACGGTACTGTTTCAAGCACCAAGCCGCTAAGCTACGGCGGAAATATCATCGACCGCTTTTCGGTTACGTTCAAGGACGGCAGAATTGTGGATGTAAAGGCAGAACAAGGGGAGGAAATTTTACGACAGCTTGTGGAAACAGATGAAGGCTCCCACTATTTAGGTGAAGTGGCGCTTGTGCCCCATCGTTCCCCTATTTCAGAGTCTAATATCCTTTATTACAATACATTGTTTGATGAGAACGCATCAAACCATTTGGCAATCGGCAGCGCCTATGCATTCTGTATTAAAGGCGGAAAAACAATGTCCAGCGAAGAATTAGCTTCTGCAGGCCTAAATGAGAGCATCACGCATGTAGACTTCATGATTGGTTCTGACAAAATGGATATTGACGGTATTACAGCTGACGGTAAAACAGAAGCTGTCTTCCGTAACGGAGATTGGGCTTTCTAA
- the pgmB gene encoding beta-phosphoglucomutase, which yields MNPSLKAVIFDFDGVIADTVHLYYEATKRVADELKVSYTMEDNLRFQGIPRKILMDELANRCAREVTEEEKLLLGNKKGEYYRELITGFTKDDMLPGMYEFLFSLKESGIKMGIASSSSNAPFLLEKFGIKDWFGCIVDPHKLKKGKPDPEIFLTAADCLGIPYDCCAAVEDGEAGLQGIMATPMFSVSIGRSVELKQAEWNVPSTDHLTLDELLRRFANR from the coding sequence ATGAACCCATCTTTAAAAGCTGTTATTTTTGATTTTGACGGAGTTATTGCTGATACTGTGCATCTTTATTATGAGGCAACAAAAAGAGTTGCTGATGAGCTGAAGGTGTCCTATACAATGGAAGATAATCTTCGTTTTCAGGGGATACCAAGAAAAATATTAATGGACGAGCTTGCCAATAGATGTGCAAGAGAAGTGACAGAGGAGGAGAAACTGTTGCTTGGCAATAAAAAAGGGGAATACTACCGAGAACTGATTACCGGCTTTACGAAGGACGATATGCTTCCAGGCATGTATGAATTCTTGTTTAGTCTAAAGGAATCGGGCATCAAGATGGGGATTGCCTCCTCAAGCTCCAATGCTCCATTTCTTTTAGAGAAATTCGGTATCAAGGATTGGTTTGGGTGTATCGTTGATCCTCATAAGCTGAAAAAAGGCAAGCCAGACCCAGAAATATTCCTTACAGCAGCAGATTGCCTTGGTATTCCCTATGACTGCTGTGCTGCAGTGGAAGATGGTGAGGCAGGATTGCAGGGCATTATGGCGACACCAATGTTCTCTGTGAGCATCGGAAGATCAGTTGAATTAAAGCAGGCGGAGTGGAATGTGCCAAGCACGGATCATTTGACCCTTGATGAACTGCTGCGCAGGTTTGCAAACAGATAA
- a CDS encoding MerR family transcriptional regulator: protein MELLKIDDVAKMSGLTKRTIRYYEQIGLIPSPQRSDGGYRLYTEEHVSLLKKITNAKDVLGFSLQELQDFIALSDALELQKLDYRQVKGTNLQREKLEKILETTLEQLKLIEQKKQNILKVEEDILSLKNRAEAALKKWAEEDNK, encoded by the coding sequence ATGGAACTGCTAAAAATTGATGATGTAGCAAAAATGAGCGGATTAACGAAGCGGACCATTCGTTATTATGAGCAGATAGGATTAATTCCTTCTCCACAAAGAAGCGATGGCGGATACCGTTTATATACAGAAGAACATGTGTCACTGTTAAAAAAAATAACGAATGCTAAGGATGTTCTCGGTTTTTCTCTTCAGGAACTCCAGGATTTCATTGCCTTAAGTGATGCTTTAGAGCTGCAAAAACTAGATTACCGCCAAGTAAAGGGAACGAATCTGCAAAGAGAAAAGCTAGAGAAAATTTTAGAAACAACATTAGAGCAACTGAAGCTGATTGAACAAAAAAAGCAAAATATCCTTAAAGTAGAGGAAGATATTTTGTCACTGAAGAACCGAGCTGAAGCTGCTTTAAAGAAGTGGGCCGAGGAAGACAATAAATAG
- the motA gene encoding flagellar motor stator protein MotA, protein MDKTSLIGIILAIVAVGVGMVFKGVSPSVLANPAALLIIVLGTIAAVVIAFPTSEIKKVPKLFGIIFKEQKVPDTKELIRMFSEWAQLARKEGLLALESKTDEVEDPFLKNGLSMSVDGQSAEYIRDVLSEEIEAMEERHQASALIFTQAGTYAPTLGVLGAVIGLIAALGYMDDSEGLGHAISAAFVATMLGIFTGYVLWHPFANKLKRKSKIEAKQKYLMIEGILSILEGEAPRVIEQKLASYLPISERKKFLEELEGSVSANE, encoded by the coding sequence ATGGATAAAACATCATTAATTGGTATCATACTAGCAATCGTTGCAGTAGGGGTCGGAATGGTCTTCAAAGGGGTAAGTCCTTCCGTGCTTGCCAACCCAGCAGCCCTTCTGATTATCGTATTAGGGACTATAGCGGCAGTTGTCATCGCCTTCCCTACTAGTGAAATTAAAAAGGTTCCTAAATTATTTGGCATCATCTTTAAGGAACAAAAGGTTCCAGATACGAAGGAATTAATCCGCATGTTTTCTGAGTGGGCACAATTAGCTCGTAAAGAAGGTCTTTTGGCATTAGAATCAAAAACTGACGAAGTAGAAGACCCATTTTTGAAAAATGGCTTGTCTATGTCAGTAGACGGACAAAGTGCTGAGTATATTCGTGATGTTCTATCAGAAGAAATTGAAGCAATGGAAGAGCGCCATCAAGCTTCCGCATTAATCTTTACACAAGCAGGAACATATGCACCGACACTTGGAGTGCTTGGGGCCGTTATTGGTCTTATTGCTGCACTAGGTTATATGGATGATTCAGAAGGATTGGGACATGCAATTTCTGCTGCGTTCGTTGCAACAATGCTTGGTATCTTTACAGGGTACGTATTATGGCATCCATTTGCCAATAAGTTGAAAAGAAAATCAAAAATTGAAGCGAAACAAAAATATTTAATGATTGAAGGTATCCTTTCTATCCTAGAAGGGGAAGCACCACGTGTTATCGAACAAAAACTAGCATCTTATTTGCCGATTTCTGAAAGGAAAAAATTCCTAGAAGAACTGGAAGGCAGCGTGAGCGCTAATGAGTAA
- a CDS encoding DUF4309 domain-containing protein — MKPYIYISMLILCAVLIVVGTIQYSINKNKESEASAKASETKKINWIIENAISSITIKEDNEVYEAYLIGDETEKYTLEEDNFLGDKDDTIVEGAFSLYLTAESEDDTKEYKQVIKLRNPLIFNTKNKNISTYTVNKHSIIAIYQTKSKDNTVASLYAVDDGELTSLTTTEIPVLKRKIKSIQQNYLQTAEKKQDNVYEVTSWTLDSGRLQLKEADKTSIDNEKAIERWVEEEDYYLPFKNLTISKDILTIAEQGMLMGSQYPIGTSISEITKSNDEYIKTEQNDGLMMVEYPEVTYYYDGKTKQVNSIAIPGMRLKADMSAVNKALGKPEAIAANKENNGYIATYSANHYEMKFILDSNQHVQSIQLVKKQDSK; from the coding sequence ATGAAACCATATATATACATTAGCATGCTTATACTGTGTGCTGTTTTAATTGTCGTTGGGACAATCCAATATAGTATTAACAAGAATAAAGAGAGTGAAGCTTCTGCTAAAGCAAGTGAAACTAAAAAAATCAATTGGATTATAGAAAATGCCATTTCGTCTATAACAATCAAAGAAGATAATGAAGTATATGAAGCATACTTGATCGGCGATGAAACAGAGAAATATACGCTAGAAGAAGACAATTTTCTTGGTGACAAGGATGATACCATTGTCGAGGGGGCTTTTTCGCTGTATTTAACAGCAGAGTCAGAAGATGATACAAAAGAATATAAACAAGTGATTAAGCTCAGAAATCCGCTTATCTTTAACACAAAAAATAAAAATATCAGTACTTATACTGTAAATAAACATAGTATTATTGCAATCTATCAGACGAAGTCTAAGGATAATACAGTTGCCTCTTTGTATGCAGTTGACGATGGGGAGCTTACATCCCTTACTACAACTGAAATTCCAGTGTTAAAACGGAAAATAAAGAGCATCCAGCAAAATTACTTGCAAACAGCAGAAAAAAAGCAGGATAACGTATATGAAGTGACTTCATGGACATTAGATTCAGGCCGTCTTCAGCTCAAAGAGGCAGACAAGACGTCCATTGACAATGAAAAGGCTATAGAGAGATGGGTGGAGGAAGAAGACTATTATTTGCCGTTCAAAAATCTCACTATATCCAAAGATATTTTGACTATAGCAGAACAGGGGATGCTGATGGGAAGCCAGTATCCGATTGGTACAAGTATTAGCGAAATAACAAAATCAAATGATGAATATATAAAAACAGAGCAAAATGATGGATTAATGATGGTCGAATATCCAGAAGTTACCTACTATTATGATGGGAAGACAAAGCAGGTAAACTCTATCGCCATTCCCGGCATGCGTTTAAAGGCCGACATGTCTGCAGTCAATAAGGCATTAGGCAAGCCGGAAGCCATCGCGGCAAACAAAGAAAATAACGGTTATATTGCCACATATTCGGCTAACCATTATGAAATGAAGTTTATTCTTGACAGCAATCAGCATGTCCAGTCGATTCAGCTTGTGAAAAAACAGGACAGCAAATGA
- the motB gene encoding flagellar motor protein MotB has translation MSKKRKKKEHHEEHVDESWLVPYADLLTLLLALFIVLYAMSSVDQKKFAALAEVFNQEFQAGTGIFEYPSPTPVEVEEKSDLDENNKTEGDAAEEKTSANKEVSEEELTEAQQKQDQEELQGIQDKVNSYIEKNNLEDKLETSLTDEGLLVSIRDNVLFASGSANIRGKDEHLVSEISKLLVMEPPRSIIVSGHTDDVPIKNSEFDSNWDLSVSRAINFMKLLMDNNKLNPSSFSAKGYGEFKPIASNKTEEGREKNRRVEILIQPRTVSED, from the coding sequence ATGAGTAAAAAAAGAAAGAAAAAGGAGCATCATGAGGAGCATGTAGACGAATCATGGCTTGTTCCATACGCAGATTTGCTGACACTACTGCTGGCATTGTTTATCGTTCTTTATGCAATGAGCTCTGTTGATCAGAAAAAGTTTGCTGCATTGGCAGAAGTTTTTAATCAAGAATTTCAAGCAGGTACTGGTATCTTTGAATATCCAAGTCCTACTCCTGTAGAAGTAGAAGAGAAGTCTGACTTAGATGAGAACAATAAAACCGAAGGTGACGCTGCAGAAGAAAAAACCTCTGCTAATAAAGAAGTGTCAGAAGAAGAGTTAACCGAAGCTCAGCAAAAGCAGGATCAAGAAGAATTGCAAGGTATTCAAGATAAAGTTAATAGTTATATAGAAAAGAACAATTTGGAGGACAAGCTGGAAACCTCGTTAACAGATGAAGGCCTGCTTGTTTCCATCAGAGATAATGTTCTGTTTGCCTCTGGTAGCGCCAATATCCGCGGAAAAGACGAACATCTAGTTTCCGAGATTTCTAAACTATTAGTTATGGAGCCGCCGAGAAGCATCATAGTCAGCGGACATACAGACGATGTGCCAATCAAAAATTCTGAATTTGATTCAAACTGGGATTTAAGTGTTTCAAGAGCAATCAATTTCATGAAGCTGTTAATGGATAATAACAAGCTGAACCCAAGTTCCTTTAGTGCAAAAGGCTATGGAGAATTCAAGCCAATTGCCAGCAATAAAACAGAAGAAGGAAGAGAAAAGAACAGACGTGTTGAAATCTTAATACAGCCGAGAACCGTTTCAGAAGACTAG
- a CDS encoding DUF1992 domain-containing protein, with protein sequence MDFSTIVSEDKIKRAYQEGEFNNLPGFGKPLPKDSLAAVPEELRMAYRILKNSGFSLEENELKQELLTIENLLKACADKDEAAELQTKYNQKQIQFHKMMKKRTGNSHSKLFGSYQQKVEDRLTR encoded by the coding sequence ATGGATTTCTCTACAATCGTTTCGGAAGACAAGATAAAAAGAGCGTATCAAGAAGGTGAATTTAATAATTTGCCGGGATTTGGTAAACCGCTGCCTAAAGACAGCTTGGCAGCAGTGCCAGAGGAACTGCGCATGGCTTACCGGATTTTGAAAAACAGCGGCTTTTCTCTGGAAGAAAATGAACTAAAGCAAGAGCTGCTTACAATAGAGAATCTCTTGAAGGCATGTGCTGATAAAGATGAAGCGGCCGAATTGCAGACGAAATATAACCAGAAGCAGATACAATTCCATAAAATGATGAAAAAACGGACAGGGAACAGCCATTCAAAACTTTTCGGCAGCTACCAGCAAAAGGTAGAAGATAGGCTGACCCGCTAA
- a CDS encoding DNA topoisomerase III, with protein sequence MKSLVLCEKPSVAREIARVLGCQKTAKSYIESDKYIVTWALGHLIELKMPEHYDPKYKTWNLDDLPIIPIKMDLKVMKQTSHQYKAIEQLAKRKDIKECIIATDAGREGELVARWILDKIRFQKPMKRLWISSQTDKAILDGFRSLKPSKEFDRLYASAVCRAQADWLIGLNVSRALTTKFNDPLSAGRVQTPTLSLVIEREKQIQAFVPKEYWTISARIGESTAHYEKNGEKRVFSKEQMEAIINSTKDKQAKVVSMTRKEKTEHHPLPYDLTELQRDANKIFGFSAKKTLNVLQKLYEQHKLVTYPRTDSRYLTTDMKDTMFDRLQSVSAAYKEETQKLLVKKGKVEAPNIFNNDKVSDHHAIIPTEQPVFLHKLDGDEKKIYDLIVKRFLCLFYPKHRYEVIATTLTIGEHQFVIHDTNVIEPGFKVLTGAKIANNPLLSSVKQGEEVRVHSIKSEQKWTEPPLRYSEADILGKMEKFGLGTPATRAEIIERLVATEVVERQNGRFYSTQKGKQLLELVNDDLTSPELTAQWEKKLEDIAKGKANPDKFMEEIKQQTKQFILEIKNSNKAYKIQNLTGSKCPECGSFLKEKNTKNGKLLVCSSMDCNFSKRKDPKLSNKRCPQCHKKMEIHNGVAGTYFQCRSCNVVEKAADRKKSVSKKEERKLVQKYTKDESFGNSLGDLLKAAMNKDEDK encoded by the coding sequence ATGAAATCACTTGTACTTTGTGAAAAACCGAGTGTGGCCAGAGAGATTGCCAGAGTTCTCGGATGCCAAAAGACAGCGAAAAGCTATATAGAATCAGACAAATATATTGTGACATGGGCATTAGGCCATTTAATTGAATTAAAGATGCCAGAGCATTATGACCCTAAATATAAAACTTGGAATTTAGACGACTTGCCAATTATTCCTATAAAGATGGATCTTAAAGTTATGAAGCAAACTAGCCACCAATATAAGGCGATTGAACAGCTTGCTAAAAGAAAAGACATTAAAGAGTGCATCATTGCAACAGATGCTGGGCGTGAAGGAGAATTAGTTGCGAGATGGATATTGGATAAAATCCGCTTCCAAAAACCGATGAAGCGTCTCTGGATTTCTTCTCAGACTGACAAAGCTATCCTTGACGGTTTCCGCAGCTTAAAGCCAAGCAAAGAGTTCGACCGGCTTTATGCTTCCGCTGTTTGCCGAGCACAAGCTGATTGGCTGATTGGCTTAAACGTATCCCGAGCTTTAACAACAAAGTTTAATGACCCGCTTTCTGCAGGAAGAGTGCAGACACCTACTCTGTCTCTAGTTATTGAAAGAGAGAAACAAATTCAAGCATTCGTTCCAAAGGAATATTGGACAATTAGTGCAAGAATCGGTGAATCAACTGCTCACTATGAAAAGAATGGCGAAAAGCGAGTTTTCTCAAAAGAACAAATGGAAGCCATTATTAACAGTACAAAAGATAAACAAGCAAAAGTTGTCTCCATGACACGCAAAGAGAAAACAGAACACCATCCGCTACCGTATGACTTAACAGAACTACAGCGCGATGCGAATAAGATTTTCGGCTTCTCAGCGAAAAAGACATTAAATGTCCTTCAAAAGCTGTATGAGCAGCATAAATTAGTGACATACCCAAGGACAGATTCCCGCTACTTAACGACAGATATGAAGGATACGATGTTTGACAGACTGCAAAGCGTGTCAGCCGCTTATAAAGAAGAAACTCAAAAGCTGCTTGTTAAAAAAGGCAAAGTGGAAGCTCCTAATATATTTAATAATGACAAGGTCTCTGATCACCATGCCATCATTCCGACAGAACAGCCAGTATTCCTACACAAGCTTGATGGAGACGAAAAGAAAATTTACGATTTAATTGTGAAAAGATTCTTATGCCTGTTCTATCCGAAGCATAGATATGAGGTTATTGCGACAACACTGACAATTGGCGAACATCAATTTGTCATCCACGATACGAATGTTATCGAACCAGGCTTTAAAGTATTAACAGGTGCAAAAATTGCAAACAATCCTCTGCTAAGCTCCGTGAAGCAAGGTGAGGAGGTCCGTGTTCATTCTATAAAAAGCGAACAAAAGTGGACAGAGCCGCCGCTTCGCTACAGTGAGGCTGATATCCTCGGGAAAATGGAGAAATTCGGACTTGGTACACCAGCAACAAGAGCAGAAATTATTGAGCGTCTTGTCGCCACAGAGGTTGTAGAACGACAAAACGGCCGCTTTTATTCAACTCAAAAAGGTAAACAACTCCTTGAACTTGTCAATGATGACTTGACGTCGCCTGAGCTGACAGCACAATGGGAGAAAAAATTAGAAGATATTGCAAAAGGCAAAGCAAATCCAGATAAATTCATGGAGGAAATCAAGCAACAGACAAAGCAGTTTATTTTGGAAATCAAAAATAGCAATAAAGCCTATAAAATCCAAAATCTGACTGGATCAAAATGTCCTGAGTGCGGATCTTTCTTGAAAGAGAAAAACACGAAAAACGGCAAACTTCTTGTCTGCTCAAGCATGGATTGCAATTTCAGCAAACGGAAGGACCCTAAGCTTTCCAACAAGCGTTGCCCGCAATGCCATAAGAAAATGGAAATTCATAACGGAGTAGCAGGAACATACTTCCAATGCCGCTCATGTAATGTAGTTGAAAAGGCTGCTGACCGTAAAAAATCCGTCAGCAAAAAGGAAGAACGCAAACTTGTGCAAAAGTATACGAAGGATGAAAGCTTCGGTAACAGCCTTGGTGATTTATTAAAGGCCGCTATGAATAAGGATGAAGATAAATAA
- a CDS encoding carbohydrate kinase has product MNEKEITILQLIQENPFLTQNELAEKTGLSRSAVAGYISALTREGKLLGRAYVLPQKKEVICIGGANIDRKIQVEERIKFGTSNPASTSQSCGGVARNIAENLGRLGMDSSLLTMVGADHGGDWIIDYTKLYADMKPTIISEEYATGTYTALLDVEGEMTVALADMSIYDSMTQDVIEKRWGHIASSELIILDTNFPADVLEQIIVRCRKENLQLCVTPVSSPKVKKLPSDLRGVTWLIANKDEAEALSEMKIYEEGDFFKAAEIIMKKGVERVVITRGDKGLIFFTKLGEAGVILPPPVEVADVTGAGDSLVAGIMYSYLKGLNTENSCKIGVACSLMTLQSHETVNPLLNQKKLQDTFKKYFD; this is encoded by the coding sequence ATGAATGAAAAAGAGATTACCATTTTGCAGCTTATCCAAGAGAACCCTTTTCTAACACAAAATGAACTAGCAGAAAAAACAGGGTTATCCAGATCAGCGGTTGCCGGGTATATTTCTGCTTTAACACGTGAAGGAAAACTTCTTGGGCGTGCTTATGTTTTGCCGCAGAAAAAAGAAGTTATTTGCATTGGTGGAGCTAATATTGACAGGAAGATTCAAGTGGAGGAAAGAATTAAGTTTGGAACCTCCAACCCTGCCAGCACCAGTCAGTCCTGTGGCGGGGTTGCCCGGAATATTGCGGAGAATCTTGGCCGGCTTGGAATGGACAGCTCCTTATTGACTATGGTTGGAGCAGATCATGGCGGGGATTGGATCATCGATTATACGAAGCTCTATGCTGATATGAAGCCGACTATTATCTCAGAAGAGTATGCAACAGGCACTTACACTGCTCTTCTTGATGTAGAAGGGGAGATGACTGTCGCTTTAGCTGATATGTCGATATACGACAGTATGACACAAGACGTTATTGAAAAACGCTGGGGGCATATTGCGTCATCTGAATTGATTATATTAGACACTAATTTCCCTGCAGACGTGCTAGAGCAAATCATTGTCAGATGCAGGAAGGAAAATCTCCAGCTTTGTGTTACTCCAGTTTCTTCTCCTAAAGTGAAGAAGCTGCCAAGTGACTTAAGAGGGGTGACATGGCTGATTGCCAATAAGGACGAGGCAGAGGCATTGTCAGAAATGAAAATCTATGAAGAAGGAGACTTCTTTAAAGCAGCTGAAATCATCATGAAAAAGGGTGTTGAACGGGTTGTAATTACCCGTGGTGACAAGGGCTTAATATTCTTTACGAAGCTTGGAGAAGCCGGTGTTATTTTGCCGCCTCCTGTTGAGGTTGCAGATGTAACAGGTGCAGGAGATTCTTTAGTTGCCGGAATCATGTACTCGTATTTAAAAGGATTAAATACGGAAAACTCCTGTAAAATTGGGGTTGCCTGCTCATTAATGACACTGCAATCACATGAAACAGTCAACCCGTTATTAAATCAGAAGAAATTGCAAGACACGTTCAAAAAATACTTTGATTAA
- a CDS encoding pseudouridine-5'-phosphate glycosidase → MKTEWLEYSVEVLEAKKNNKAIVALESTIISHGMPYPQNVETAKEVEDIIRKNGAVPATIAIIDGKIKIGLSDDEIEFLAKSDDIEKASRRDLPYLIANKKNGATTVAATMICAELAGIEVFVTGGIGGVHREAEQTMDISADLQELAQTSVAVVCAGAKSILDIGLTLEYLETFGVPVVGYGTEILPAFYTRTSPFNVNFRIDEPGLAADMIRTKWELGLKGGVVIANPIPEEDAMEESYITNIIETALNEAKTNGISGKNVTPFLLSKVKELTEGSSLTANIALVKNNAEVGSKIAVELNK, encoded by the coding sequence ATGAAAACAGAATGGCTAGAGTATTCAGTAGAGGTATTAGAAGCAAAGAAGAACAATAAAGCGATTGTAGCCCTTGAGTCGACAATCATTTCACATGGTATGCCTTATCCGCAAAATGTGGAGACAGCGAAAGAAGTAGAGGATATCATCCGCAAAAATGGAGCAGTTCCAGCAACGATTGCCATTATTGACGGAAAGATTAAAATCGGGCTTTCAGATGATGAAATTGAATTTTTGGCGAAAAGCGATGATATTGAGAAAGCAAGCAGAAGAGATTTGCCATATTTGATTGCCAATAAGAAAAATGGTGCAACTACTGTTGCTGCGACAATGATCTGTGCTGAGCTTGCCGGGATTGAAGTGTTCGTTACAGGAGGCATCGGGGGAGTCCACCGTGAGGCAGAACAGACAATGGACATATCTGCTGATTTGCAGGAATTGGCTCAAACAAGTGTGGCAGTTGTGTGTGCAGGAGCAAAGTCAATCCTTGATATCGGCTTGACACTTGAGTATTTAGAAACATTTGGTGTGCCGGTTGTTGGATATGGCACTGAAATATTGCCGGCATTCTATACAAGAACAAGCCCATTTAATGTAAACTTCCGTATTGATGAGCCAGGTTTGGCGGCTGACATGATTCGTACGAAATGGGAGCTTGGCTTAAAAGGCGGTGTGGTAATTGCTAATCCGATACCAGAAGAGGATGCAATGGAAGAATCCTATATAACGAACATCATTGAAACTGCATTGAATGAAGCAAAAACAAACGGCATCAGCGGGAAAAATGTTACACCATTCTTGCTTAGCAAAGTAAAGGAACTGACAGAAGGATCAAGTCTGACAGCTAATATCGCATTAGTGAAAAATAATGCTGAGGTCGGCTCTAAGATTGCTGTTGAACTAAATAAATAA
- a CDS encoding MFS transporter: MSRETVTSLETPNKQPLVIWVIFFATIISFMGLGLVDPILPAIAVQLDATPSQVSLLFSSYNLITGIAMLITGVVSSRIGIKWTLLTGILFTIVFAGLAGSSNGIWQIVGFRGGWGLGNALFIATALSAIVGLSTGGTAKAIILYEAAIGLGISVGPLLGGELGSISWRGPFFGVSILMIIAFLALLLKMPKLEKPKVKSSVLDPIKALKYPGLFRLGLTAFLYNIGFFTLMAYSPFVMELDEHGLGYVFLGWGLCLAITSVLIAPRLQEKFGTIKSMTAMLLLFALTLLTMGIWTDSKEVVILSVIVAGLFLGTNNTLITTAVMEVAPVERATASAAYSFVRFFGGAVGPWLANKLAEVYSPHVPFIVGAVFVLLAMVTVATGRKHLHHVDRISH, translated from the coding sequence ATGAGCAGGGAGACTGTTACGTCATTAGAAACACCAAACAAGCAGCCGCTTGTTATATGGGTCATCTTTTTTGCAACCATCATTTCCTTTATGGGACTTGGGCTGGTTGATCCAATCCTGCCAGCGATTGCTGTGCAATTGGATGCGACACCAAGCCAGGTGTCTTTATTGTTTTCCAGCTATAACTTGATTACAGGAATTGCTATGCTGATTACAGGAGTGGTTTCAAGCAGAATTGGTATAAAGTGGACGTTGTTGACAGGAATTTTGTTTACAATTGTCTTTGCTGGATTAGCTGGATCGTCTAACGGTATTTGGCAGATTGTCGGTTTCCGCGGTGGATGGGGACTTGGGAATGCTTTATTTATCGCAACAGCGTTGTCCGCTATCGTAGGCCTGTCAACTGGTGGAACGGCAAAAGCGATAATTTTATATGAGGCAGCCATTGGACTGGGGATCTCAGTAGGACCTCTTCTAGGAGGAGAATTGGGTTCCATTTCGTGGAGAGGCCCATTTTTCGGTGTAAGCATATTAATGATTATTGCGTTTTTGGCATTATTGCTGAAAATGCCTAAATTAGAAAAGCCGAAGGTAAAAAGCTCTGTATTAGATCCGATCAAGGCACTTAAATACCCAGGCTTATTTCGGTTAGGCCTGACTGCCTTTTTATACAATATTGGATTCTTTACATTGATGGCGTACTCACCATTCGTAATGGAATTAGATGAACATGGTTTAGGATATGTCTTCTTAGGGTGGGGATTATGTCTCGCAATTACATCAGTCTTGATTGCGCCAAGGCTGCAGGAAAAATTCGGTACAATTAAATCCATGACTGCTATGCTGCTGTTATTTGCGCTGACTTTACTTACGATGGGTATTTGGACAGACAGCAAGGAAGTGGTTATCTTATCTGTTATTGTGGCAGGTCTTTTCTTAGGCACAAATAATACACTGATTACTACAGCCGTTATGGAGGTTGCTCCTGTTGAAAGAGCTACAGCCTCAGCTGCTTACAGCTTTGTCCGCTTTTTTGGTGGTGCGGTTGGTCCATGGCTTGCAAATAAATTGGCAGAGGTTTATTCACCTCATGTGCCGTTTATAGTTGGAGCAGTGTTTGTATTGCTTGCGATGGTAACTGTTGCAACAGGCAGAAAACATCTTCATCACGTGGACCGGATTTCTCATTAA